One genomic window of Leptotrichia shahii includes the following:
- a CDS encoding Bax inhibitor-1/YccA family protein: MKNDYDELETYNHNNDSYNEYGGQARMTYDDLNRVVSSKVRGSMLWMVLGLLVTGITGYTVYAGLASGNPIAYGILKMYWLFAALEIALVFGFTALVYKANSSTLRLIFLVYSFLNGLTFSALGIVYAPEIIVSAFLGTFVLFAVLAVYGYLTRENLTKFTPILFAGLIAIILVSIINIFLQNSGVDLFISIIGVIIFTIFIAVDVNRIRNSIIAYAVQEDSEILNKIEIVGALNLYLDFVNLFIYILRLLGRRR, translated from the coding sequence ATGAAAAACGATTATGACGAATTGGAAACTTATAATCATAATAACGATAGTTATAATGAATATGGTGGACAAGCAAGAATGACTTACGATGATTTAAACAGAGTTGTAAGTTCAAAAGTCCGTGGGAGTATGCTTTGGATGGTATTAGGACTTCTTGTAACAGGGATTACAGGTTATACGGTGTATGCAGGATTAGCTTCAGGCAATCCAATTGCGTACGGAATTTTAAAAATGTATTGGCTGTTTGCTGCTTTGGAAATAGCTCTGGTATTTGGATTTACTGCATTGGTTTATAAAGCTAATTCAAGTACATTAAGACTTATATTTCTTGTATATTCATTTTTAAATGGATTGACATTTTCAGCTCTTGGAATTGTTTATGCTCCTGAAATTATAGTTTCAGCATTTTTAGGAACATTTGTATTATTTGCAGTTTTGGCAGTTTATGGATATTTGACTAGAGAAAATTTGACAAAGTTTACACCAATTTTATTCGCTGGATTGATTGCAATTATTTTAGTAAGCATAATAAATATCTTTTTGCAAAATAGTGGAGTTGACTTGTTTATATCAATAATTGGAGTAATTATATTTACAATTTTTATTGCAGTTGATGTAAATAGAATAAGAAACAGCATCATAGCTTACGCAGTTCAAGAAGATTCAGAAATTTTAAATAAAATAGAAATAGTCGGTGCGTTAAATTTATATTTAGACTTTGTAAATTTGTTTATTTATATTTTAAGACTTTTAGGAAGAAGAAGATAA
- the cas2 gene encoding CRISPR-associated endonuclease Cas2, which yields MSIEYFGLLMYDFPMQTDVERFEYRTFRKKLIEKGYYQLQKSVYIMRSKTKEKIELAEKQLSMLAPENSSIRSIILTEDQFQKMKVLAGEVTMGEKISQNKILEF from the coding sequence ATGAGTATTGAGTATTTTGGTCTGCTTATGTATGATTTTCCTATGCAGACAGATGTTGAGAGATTTGAATATAGGACTTTTAGGAAAAAATTGATAGAAAAGGGATATTATCAGCTTCAAAAATCGGTATATATAATGAGGTCGAAAACAAAAGAAAAAATCGAACTGGCAGAAAAACAGTTATCAATGCTCGCTCCAGAAAATTCATCAATCCGTTCCATTATCCTGACAGAAGATCAGTTTCAAAAAATGAAGGTACTTGCAGGAGAAGTGACAATGGGAGAAAAAATTTCACAAAACAAAATATTGGAATTTTGA
- the cas1 gene encoding type II CRISPR-associated endonuclease Cas1 encodes MPNIIHITRADDLSISNNQLIMVDEDNNDEKNKISLNDISAIVIENCYCKISAILQLRLVENNIPIIICNEKHQPEIHSLGLFNHFQVTLRINEQIEWEKEKKEKLWSRIVENKIENQRALLEYLEKSDISIERLKTYKENLKKDDASAEHQEAIASRIYFQELYSNSFKRFDEDGVNSALNYGYMILRAIISSKIVAKGFHPSLGLHHKSQFNAYNFSDDIIEVFRPMVDYLVYMYKDILNEVKLSKEIRQKILLVAQQKVLFNNKKYDFFQAVDYYLDSIRNYFVKDEEVIIPTLSVMDYEY; translated from the coding sequence ATGCCCAATATAATTCACATAACAAGGGCTGATGATTTGTCAATATCGAATAATCAGCTTATAATGGTTGATGAAGACAATAATGATGAGAAAAATAAGATTTCTTTGAATGATATATCTGCGATAGTTATTGAAAACTGCTATTGTAAGATTAGTGCGATTTTGCAGTTGAGGCTGGTGGAAAATAACATTCCGATTATTATTTGCAACGAGAAACATCAGCCTGAAATTCATTCGCTGGGATTATTTAATCATTTTCAAGTGACTTTACGAATAAATGAGCAGATTGAGTGGGAAAAAGAGAAAAAGGAAAAATTGTGGAGCAGGATAGTGGAGAATAAGATTGAAAATCAAAGAGCATTGTTAGAGTATCTTGAAAAAAGTGATATTTCCATTGAAAGACTGAAAACATATAAGGAAAACTTGAAAAAAGATGATGCGAGTGCAGAACATCAGGAAGCAATAGCTTCAAGGATATATTTTCAGGAATTGTATAGTAATAGTTTTAAAAGATTTGATGAAGATGGAGTGAATTCTGCACTTAATTATGGATATATGATTTTAAGAGCTATAATATCATCAAAGATTGTAGCAAAAGGATTTCATCCAAGTTTAGGATTACATCATAAGTCACAGTTTAATGCCTATAATTTTTCTGATGATATAATAGAGGTTTTTCGTCCTATGGTGGATTATCTTGTTTATATGTACAAGGATATTTTGAATGAAGTGAAATTAAGTAAGGAAATAAGGCAAAAAATACTTCTTGTAGCACAGCAGAAGGTATTATTTAACAATAAGAAATATGATTTTTTCCAAGCGGTAGACTATTATTTGGATAGTATACGAAATTATTTTGTAAAAGATGAAGAAGTGATAATTCCGACATTGAGCGTGATGGACTATGAGTATTGA
- the thrS gene encoding threonine--tRNA ligase gives MIEMILPDGSKRQLENPMTVVEFAKSIGSSLGKATVGAVIDGVQVDSSYVIDKSGEIEIITNTSEKGIEIIRHSAAHIMAQAVQRLFPNTKVTIGPVIENGFFYDFDPERPFTEEDLEKIENEMKKIVKENYPFERSEMSAEEAKKFFAEKGETYKVEIIDDLGVDKVSIYKQGEFVDLCRGTHVPSTGYLKAFKLMSTAGAYWRGDSNNKMLQRIYGVAFATKKELDDYLTMMEEAERRDHRKLGKQLNLFFLDEHGPGFPFFMPKGVELFNKLQEIWRVEHKKRGYQEIKTPIMLDKELWEISGHWFNYRENMYTSTIDEKEYAIKPMNCPGSIIAYKNNLHSYKDLPLKYGEMGLVHRHEFSGALHGLMRVRAFTQDDAHVFCTKEQIEEQIIEIIDLYDKFYTLFGFEYHIELSTKPDKAIGSDEIWEMAEANLKSALEHKGIDYKLNPGDGAFYGPKIDFKMKDSIGRIWQCGTIQLDFNLPQRFEMSYIGADGEKHEPVMIHRAMYGSLERFLGILIEHYAGAFPTWLAPVQARILTISDEQVPFAKEVFEKLQNAGIRVELDTRVEKIGYKIREANGDQKIPVQLIIGKNEVANNEVNMRRFGSQESKNVSVDEILNILVEESKVPFKK, from the coding sequence ATGATAGAAATGATTTTGCCTGATGGTAGTAAAAGACAGTTGGAAAATCCGATGACTGTTGTGGAGTTTGCAAAAAGTATTGGGAGCAGTCTTGGGAAGGCAACCGTTGGGGCGGTAATTGACGGTGTGCAAGTTGACTCATCTTATGTTATTGATAAATCTGGAGAAATTGAAATAATTACTAATACAAGTGAAAAGGGAATTGAAATTATAAGACATAGTGCGGCTCACATAATGGCTCAAGCTGTGCAAAGATTATTCCCAAATACAAAAGTTACAATAGGGCCTGTTATAGAAAATGGATTTTTCTATGACTTTGATCCCGAAAGACCTTTTACTGAAGAAGATTTGGAAAAAATTGAAAATGAAATGAAAAAAATAGTAAAAGAAAATTATCCTTTTGAAAGAAGTGAAATGAGTGCCGAAGAAGCTAAAAAATTCTTTGCTGAAAAAGGTGAAACTTATAAAGTTGAAATAATTGATGACTTGGGAGTTGACAAAGTTAGCATTTATAAACAGGGAGAATTTGTGGATTTATGCCGTGGAACACATGTTCCGTCAACTGGATATCTAAAAGCGTTTAAATTAATGTCAACTGCTGGAGCTTACTGGCGTGGAGATTCAAACAATAAAATGCTTCAAAGAATTTACGGAGTGGCTTTTGCAACTAAAAAAGAGCTGGATGACTATTTGACAATGATGGAAGAAGCTGAAAGAAGGGATCACAGAAAATTAGGAAAACAGCTTAACTTGTTTTTCTTGGATGAACATGGACCAGGATTCCCGTTCTTTATGCCAAAAGGTGTGGAATTGTTTAATAAATTACAGGAAATCTGGAGAGTTGAGCATAAAAAAAGAGGCTATCAGGAAATAAAGACTCCAATTATGCTGGATAAGGAATTATGGGAAATTTCTGGACACTGGTTCAATTACCGTGAAAATATGTACACATCAACAATTGATGAAAAAGAGTATGCAATAAAGCCTATGAACTGTCCGGGTTCAATAATTGCCTACAAGAATAATTTACATTCATACAAGGATTTACCATTAAAATACGGAGAAATGGGGCTTGTTCATAGACACGAATTTAGTGGAGCTTTACACGGGCTTATGAGAGTTAGGGCATTTACACAGGATGATGCTCACGTTTTCTGTACAAAAGAGCAAATTGAGGAACAAATTATCGAGATTATTGATTTATACGATAAATTCTATACTTTATTCGGATTTGAATATCATATTGAATTATCGACAAAACCTGATAAAGCAATTGGTTCAGATGAAATTTGGGAAATGGCGGAAGCTAATTTAAAATCAGCTTTGGAACACAAAGGAATTGATTACAAGTTAAATCCTGGAGATGGAGCATTTTACGGTCCAAAAATTGACTTTAAAATGAAAGATTCAATTGGAAGAATTTGGCAATGTGGAACAATCCAGTTAGACTTCAATTTGCCACAAAGATTTGAAATGAGCTACATTGGTGCGGATGGAGAAAAACATGAACCAGTAATGATTCACCGTGCAATGTACGGAAGTTTGGAAAGATTCCTTGGAATTTTGATTGAACATTATGCAGGAGCTTTCCCAACTTGGTTAGCGCCAGTTCAAGCAAGAATTTTAACAATTTCTGATGAACAAGTGCCTTTTGCAAAAGAAGTATTTGAAAAACTTCAAAATGCGGGAATTAGAGTTGAACTTGACACAAGAGTGGAAAAAATTGGATATAAAATTAGGGAAGCAAATGGAGATCAAAAAATACCAGTTCAATTGATTATTGGTAAAAACGAAGTTGCAAATAATGAAGTAAATATGAGAAGGTTTGGTTCACAAGAAAGCAAAAATGTGTCAGTTGATGAAATTTTAAATATTTTGGTGGAAGAATCAAAAGTTCCGTTTAAAAAGTAA